Sequence from the Stenotrophomonas sp. 364 genome:
CTAAATAGTGACGTGCAGCGCGCCATGCGGCCAGTTGATCCAGCGCGGCATCGAGCACCCACGGGGTGACGGCCTCCATCAAGGCGGTCCGCTCAAATATCGGGATGAATTCTCCTGGACTTACCGGCCCCAGGCGTGGGTGCGTCCAGCGGAGCAATGCCTCCGCCGATACGGGCTGAAGGTTAGACGTGCGGTAGCGCGGCTGATACTCCAAGTAAAACTCGCCCTTCCGGAGCCCGCGCTCCGCGTCTGCGGCCAAGCGGTATCCCCGCCGCATGTGATTATCTCGCTGCTCGGAATACCAGGCGAAAGGCTGCCGCGCTTCGAAGGATTCGTGCAGCCCGATCAATACCTTACGAATCACATCGTCACCGGTGTCTTCGCCTAAAGTCACGGCGCAAATTCCTGCGTGAAAGCGCGGAGACATTGGAACTGCCGCTGCCATCAGCGGCCGGGACATGCGCTGGCGAAGTTCGTTAATCAGTACTTCCATCTCTTTTGCACTGGGTAGGTCGACCAAGAACGCAAAGCGTGTTACTCCGACGTGGTAGACGTCCGCCAAACCTTCAAGCGCTAGCTTGAGCCGGACGCCTGCTCGGCGAATCAAGACCTCCAACGGCCGCATGCCCAGGGCTTGGCCGGCCTCATTGGCGCGGGGGATATCAAACACGTCCAAAAGAACCGCGAACATTCGCCGCCCGCTGTGCCTCTCTGCCAGGCCGGCATAGTCAATCTGGAACTGGTGTCGATTGGGGATTCCACTGACAGGTTCCAGGCGTCCGGACATGTTCCTCAGTTCAAGTTGCGCGATCACCAACTGCGCCAGAGTGGACAGCTGAGTGCGCTCTGGCTCTGAGAATTCGCGCACCTTCGTGTCCATGATGCACATGGCGCCTATAGCGACACCGTTCTTCGCCACAAGCGGTGCTCCGGCGTAGAACCGCAAGTGCGGCGGAGCGACGACCAAGGGGTTGTTTTCAAAGCGCGGGTCCTCCCGAAGATCCGGGACGACCATCACCTCGTTGCAGGCGATCGCATGGGCGCAGATGGAGAACCGTATATCCGTCTCTCCGACCGGCAAGCCGATTCGGGAAATAAATCGCTGCTTGTCGTCTCCGACAATTGAAACGAACGCTACTGGAGCGCTGAAGGCGAAGGTGGCCAGCGAGGTGATGCGATCCAAGGATGGCCCGGACTCCGAGTCCAAAACATGCATCGCTCCCAAAACGGCCATCCGTTCCTGAGCTTCGGTGATAGGCACATTCATAGCAACTGCGCGGCAACCATTCGACGGTAAGTTAGCTCTATATCATTAATTCGAACCACAGCCCATGAAATCCGGATGAGTTGGGCCCAACCCCGCTAGTTATGATAACTACCGTGTCGCTTCGTCCTGGAGTGCGACGTCCGGCACCGGTTCGGATGCCCCACACTTTGGGCAACAAACGATAGTTGCACCCTCTCGACGGTCGAAGCCGTCTACCCCGGTCAGCACTGCCACCCAGCGACCGTGGCAGGACAGACACTCGATGTCCATGCTTTCAGCCCCAGGCCATACGGGCTGCTCAGCAACTGCACTGGTCGTCAAACGCTTTGCCTCGGTGACATTGGTGATGATGAATCTTTCAGTGACAAGCACGTCGGCATCTCCTCTGTCTGTTCATCCTGGCGCTCAGCCCTCAACCAATGGGCACCCCTGGCTATGATCAACCTTTCGCGGGCCCGATCAATCGTATAATGGCTCCTATGTGAACAATTCAGCGTTCCATTCGTCGGCAGCAGACTCCGCTCCGTTGGCCGAAGTCGCTGAGATATC
This genomic interval carries:
- a CDS encoding sensor domain-containing phosphodiesterase; the protein is MNVPITEAQERMAVLGAMHVLDSESGPSLDRITSLATFAFSAPVAFVSIVGDDKQRFISRIGLPVGETDIRFSICAHAIACNEVMVVPDLREDPRFENNPLVVAPPHLRFYAGAPLVAKNGVAIGAMCIMDTKVREFSEPERTQLSTLAQLVIAQLELRNMSGRLEPVSGIPNRHQFQIDYAGLAERHSGRRMFAVLLDVFDIPRANEAGQALGMRPLEVLIRRAGVRLKLALEGLADVYHVGVTRFAFLVDLPSAKEMEVLINELRQRMSRPLMAAAVPMSPRFHAGICAVTLGEDTGDDVIRKVLIGLHESFEARQPFAWYSEQRDNHMRRGYRLAADAERGLRKGEFYLEYQPRYRTSNLQPVSAEALLRWTHPRLGPVSPGEFIPIFERTALMEAVTPWVLDAALDQLAAWRAARHYLGLSINLSGADLSSEDAWNRLRSKLEARRLPFDCIEIEITEGEWLRADSVAGRQIRAMAEAGIKVAIDDFGSGYSNFGYLSDLPIDTIKMDKSLIDNLETDPKAKPKVMAIINLARELGYHTVAEGVETPAQLCFLQEHGCDQIQGYLLSRPLNPEALLQVFSGRGTGDVEDTPPVTC